A DNA window from Candidatus Amarolinea dominans contains the following coding sequences:
- the holA gene encoding DNA polymerase III subunit delta, with the protein MIYLIHGDEEFLRAEALAEIKTALGPPEFAQLNTAELDGARFSRADLHHACDAMPFLAPRRLVILNGALTAFARKAQRGQGKGRGQADAAGVRSAEDAGPSAGEGGEALPAAAKELRGALIAYLAHVPESTDLVLLEPALVRKTDPVSKALESAALAPRVRILLCQYDGEWWKQDEWLLNWLTQRARQRKIKIEPAATRALTELVGHDLRLLDQELSKLLAYSANARAISVTDVKLLVSGVRERSVFEMVEALAGGNGKQAVALLQSLLAAGEQPLGILGMIAWQFRLLLQVKELMSQGQSQDAAGAALGQKPFTMKKAWPQAQRFSLATLEWAMERLLETDIAIKTGQMEDRLALTMLVAELSQSR; encoded by the coding sequence ATGATTTATTTGATTCATGGAGACGAGGAATTCTTGCGCGCGGAGGCCCTGGCCGAGATCAAGACGGCGTTGGGGCCGCCGGAATTTGCGCAGCTCAACACCGCCGAGTTGGATGGCGCGCGCTTTTCGCGGGCGGACTTGCACCACGCGTGCGACGCCATGCCATTTCTGGCGCCGCGCCGCCTGGTCATCCTCAACGGCGCGCTGACCGCGTTCGCGCGCAAGGCGCAGCGCGGCCAGGGCAAGGGCCGCGGTCAGGCTGACGCCGCCGGTGTGCGCTCCGCCGAAGATGCTGGCCCATCGGCCGGCGAGGGCGGCGAGGCGCTGCCGGCCGCGGCCAAGGAACTGCGCGGCGCCCTGATCGCCTACCTGGCGCATGTGCCGGAAAGCACCGACCTGGTGCTGCTGGAGCCGGCGCTGGTGCGCAAGACCGACCCGGTGTCGAAGGCGCTGGAGAGTGCGGCGTTGGCGCCGCGCGTGCGCATCCTGCTGTGTCAATATGACGGGGAATGGTGGAAACAGGACGAATGGCTGTTGAACTGGCTGACGCAGCGCGCGCGCCAACGCAAGATCAAGATCGAACCGGCGGCGACGCGGGCCTTGACCGAACTGGTGGGGCACGACTTGCGCCTGCTGGATCAGGAGCTGAGCAAATTGCTGGCCTACAGCGCCAACGCCCGCGCCATCAGCGTGACCGATGTCAAGCTGCTGGTGAGCGGCGTGCGCGAACGCAGCGTGTTCGAGATGGTGGAGGCCCTGGCTGGCGGCAATGGCAAGCAGGCGGTGGCGCTGCTGCAAAGCCTGTTGGCCGCCGGTGAGCAGCCGTTGGGCATCCTGGGCATGATCGCCTGGCAGTTCCGCCTGCTCTTGCAGGTCAAAGAACTGATGAGCCAGGGCCAAAGCCAGGATGCGGCCGGCGCAGCGTTGGGCCAGAAGCCATTCACCATGAAGAAGGCCTGGCCCCAGGCCCAACGCTTCAGCCTGGCGACGTTGGAATGGGCGATGGAACGCCTGCTCGAAACCGACATCGCCATCAAGACCGGCCAAATGGAAGACCGCCTGGCGCTCACCATGCTCGTCGCCGAGTTGAGCCAGAGCCGTTAG
- a CDS encoding gluconate 2-dehydrogenase subunit 3 family protein: MKTLNPESEIQNPKSNPPSGMGRRVFLKRATLMGGAVGLAAAGIGGKVALDSQGRRALLAERERQRPTGGIAWATQAEYVLLGALASHLLPSDNTGPGAPEAQAVDVMDRLIATSAHRRALYAPGLLAFDELARRMHGVVFVEMARPEQLALLETVDQTQQNINRATISLPDRVERKAQDLYHDWEGLGPALDLFPQLVSDVMQAFYSSQVAWDWLGYDGPPQPRGYVGRLGSCES, translated from the coding sequence ATGAAAACCTTAAATCCTGAATCAGAAATCCAAAATCCAAAATCGAACCCACCGAGTGGGATGGGGCGGCGCGTCTTTCTCAAGCGTGCCACGCTGATGGGCGGAGCGGTTGGCCTGGCGGCCGCGGGCATCGGCGGCAAAGTCGCGCTGGACAGCCAGGGGCGCAGGGCGCTGCTGGCCGAACGTGAGCGCCAGCGCCCCACCGGCGGCATTGCCTGGGCGACCCAGGCTGAATATGTCCTGCTCGGCGCGCTGGCCTCGCACCTGCTGCCGTCAGACAACACGGGGCCAGGCGCGCCCGAAGCGCAGGCGGTTGACGTGATGGATCGCCTGATTGCCACGTCGGCCCACCGGCGTGCGCTGTACGCGCCCGGGCTGTTGGCCTTCGATGAGCTGGCCCGGCGCATGCACGGCGTTGTGTTCGTCGAGATGGCGCGGCCCGAACAACTGGCGCTGTTGGAGACGGTAGATCAGACGCAGCAGAACATCAATCGCGCCACGATTTCCCTGCCCGACCGGGTTGAACGCAAGGCGCAAGACCTCTATCACGACTGGGAAGGCCTCGGCCCCGCGCTCGATCTCTTCCCTCAACTGGTCAGTGACGTGATGCAGGCGTTCTACAGCAGCCAGGTCGCCTGGGACTGGCTGGGCTACGATGGCCCGCCGCAGCCGCGCGGCTACGTGGGGCGTCTGGGGAGCTGTGAGTCATGA
- a CDS encoding GMC family oxidoreductase: MSETTDVVVIGCGAGGGVIARELGEAGLQVVVLEAGKRFNPYVDYRTTERDFETSSTRVFDPEDPRRDLYTSGGAEWFNYSRAKGVGGSTLVYVGVSPRFHESDFRVRSADGVADNWPITYADIEPYYDRVEYEIGISGPTGAEANPFDAPRSRPFPLPPFPYNCASQAIKRGADRLGLHMVHSPTALPSQPWNGRPASIQCGTCRLGCKIAAKGSIDVTYVRKAEATGRVDIRPQCMAREITVNAAGKARSVIYFDANRQEQEIAARAIVVAGNAVETPRLLLLSKSARFPDGLANSSGLVGSYFTEHLAVFTYARFAERLDAWRGIPAGGMIQDFYETDPANSFARGFTVEINNGWQWPLSVAQRAPGWGAGHKQRVKELFSHMVGLASVGDQLPDLRNTVSLDPEVKDLYGLPVPRIVNEPRPNDQAMLGAIRQRFDEILQAAGATEIWEPEYRPGGSSHYLGTCRMGNDPRTSVVDAWCRAHDVPNLFIGDSSPFVTGAGVNPALTISALATRTAEGIIAAFKRGEL, from the coding sequence ATGAGCGAAACGACCGATGTCGTCGTGATCGGCTGCGGGGCCGGGGGCGGCGTGATCGCCAGGGAGCTGGGCGAAGCCGGCCTGCAGGTCGTCGTGCTGGAGGCGGGCAAGCGCTTCAACCCCTACGTGGACTATCGCACCACGGAACGCGACTTCGAGACCAGCTCGACCCGCGTGTTCGATCCTGAAGACCCGCGCCGCGATCTGTACACCTCGGGCGGCGCCGAATGGTTCAACTACAGCCGGGCCAAAGGCGTGGGCGGCTCCACCCTGGTCTACGTCGGCGTGTCGCCGCGCTTTCATGAGTCGGACTTCCGCGTGCGCAGCGCGGACGGGGTTGCGGACAACTGGCCGATTACCTACGCGGACATCGAGCCGTACTACGACCGCGTGGAATACGAGATCGGCATCTCCGGGCCGACGGGCGCGGAGGCCAATCCCTTCGATGCCCCGCGCAGCCGGCCCTTCCCGCTGCCGCCTTTCCCGTACAACTGCGCCAGCCAGGCCATTAAGCGCGGGGCCGACCGCCTGGGGCTGCACATGGTCCATTCACCGACGGCGCTGCCCAGCCAGCCCTGGAATGGGCGCCCGGCCTCCATTCAATGCGGGACGTGTCGCCTGGGCTGTAAAATTGCGGCCAAAGGCAGCATTGATGTGACCTATGTGCGCAAGGCGGAGGCGACCGGCCGCGTGGACATTCGGCCGCAGTGCATGGCGCGGGAGATCACCGTGAACGCGGCGGGCAAGGCGCGCAGCGTCATCTACTTCGACGCCAATCGGCAGGAGCAGGAGATCGCGGCGCGCGCCATCGTCGTGGCCGGCAACGCGGTGGAAACCCCGCGACTGCTGCTGCTGAGCAAATCAGCGCGCTTTCCCGACGGCCTGGCCAACTCCAGCGGCCTGGTGGGCAGCTACTTCACCGAGCACCTGGCCGTTTTCACCTACGCCCGGTTCGCGGAACGGCTGGACGCCTGGCGCGGCATCCCGGCCGGCGGCATGATTCAGGACTTCTACGAAACCGATCCGGCCAACAGCTTTGCGCGCGGCTTCACGGTGGAGATCAACAACGGCTGGCAGTGGCCGCTCAGCGTGGCGCAGCGCGCGCCCGGTTGGGGCGCAGGCCACAAGCAGCGCGTCAAGGAGTTGTTCAGCCACATGGTCGGCCTGGCCTCGGTGGGCGATCAACTGCCCGATCTGCGCAACACGGTCAGCCTCGATCCCGAGGTCAAGGACTTGTACGGCCTGCCTGTGCCGCGCATCGTCAACGAACCGCGGCCCAACGACCAGGCGATGCTGGGGGCCATCCGTCAGCGTTTCGACGAGATTTTGCAGGCGGCCGGCGCGACTGAGATCTGGGAGCCTGAGTATCGCCCGGGCGGGTCATCGCACTACCTGGGCACCTGCCGTATGGGCAACGATCCGCGCACGTCGGTGGTGGATGCCTGGTGCCGCGCCCACGATGTGCCCAACCTGTTCATCGGCGACAGCAGCCCCTTCGTCACCGGCGCGGGCGTCAACCCCGCGCTGACCATCTCCGCGCTGGCGACGCGCACCGCCGAAGGCATCATCGCCGCGTTCAAGCGCGGGGAACTGTGA
- a CDS encoding TetR/AcrR family transcriptional regulator: MQQRILREATHLFVTQGYHRISMREIAEAVGGSKAGLYYHFKDKEDLLLAILTAYLDTIERVLLEIQQADGSTRSQVRSLMLAIFAQPPEQRALIRLASQEMPQLSQEARARFGLVYYTKFIAQVEAILRNGIASGELHALDIHVTTWLLLGMMYPFFYPAHEHELGTPAAAIDLMIDVFFDGAARRD; the protein is encoded by the coding sequence ATGCAACAACGCATTCTGAGAGAGGCGACCCATCTGTTCGTCACGCAGGGCTACCACCGTATCTCCATGCGTGAAATTGCCGAAGCGGTGGGGGGGTCCAAGGCTGGTCTGTACTATCATTTCAAAGATAAGGAAGACCTGCTGCTGGCGATCCTCACCGCGTACCTGGACACTATCGAACGCGTGCTGCTGGAGATTCAGCAGGCCGACGGGTCTACGCGCAGCCAGGTGCGCAGCCTGATGCTTGCCATCTTTGCGCAGCCGCCGGAGCAGCGCGCGCTGATTCGCCTGGCCAGCCAGGAGATGCCGCAGTTGAGCCAGGAGGCGCGCGCCCGTTTCGGCCTGGTTTATTACACCAAATTTATCGCCCAGGTGGAGGCCATTCTGCGCAACGGCATCGCCAGCGGGGAATTGCACGCCCTGGACATTCATGTGACCACCTGGCTCTTGCTCGGGATGATGTACCCGTTCTTCTACCCGGCGCACGAGCACGAACTGGGCACGCCCGCTGCTGCCATTGATCTGATGATTGATGTCTTCTTCGATGGCGCCGCGCGCCGCGACTAA
- a CDS encoding MFS transporter: MSTTTAAAVSTDAADKLDFKRVLPIFIIVLIDLLGLTIIIPLLPLYATSFGASAALIGVLGAAYPLMQFIGAPILGRLSDRFGRKPILLISQVGTLVGFLVLGAANSLWLLFASRIIDGLSGANIATAQAVISDVTNEKTRTQGLGLLGAAFGLGFVIGPIIAFVSLSLSANNYHVPAFIAAIFSAISILLTWFLLEETHGPDKRNTDKSKPMLGFAAMFEALRHPQVGMLLVLIFAQQIAFGGFEQMLALFTLNRLGLNASGNAIIFVFVGIIVVAVQGGLIGRWSRRWGDRRLIYLGLATLTLGLALTALTPRQPPPWYNTAALTQELTATDAGTRRLPGETPPTYNLPIALPSDASKGWLGLGWLLLAMIPASIGGGVLQPAINSLITKRVADNERGGILGISAAFLSGANALAPLLGGVVFQWGGASAPFWLWAAIMGLLLIASLRTIKDTRAAP; the protein is encoded by the coding sequence ATGAGCACCACTACTGCTGCGGCCGTCTCCACGGACGCCGCTGACAAACTGGACTTCAAGAGAGTCCTTCCCATCTTCATCATCGTCTTGATTGACCTGCTCGGTCTGACGATCATCATTCCCTTGCTGCCTCTATACGCCACCTCGTTTGGCGCCAGCGCCGCGCTGATCGGCGTGCTGGGCGCGGCCTATCCGCTGATGCAGTTCATCGGCGCGCCCATCCTGGGACGCCTGTCCGACCGTTTTGGCCGTAAGCCCATTCTGCTCATCAGCCAGGTGGGCACGTTGGTTGGTTTTCTGGTGCTGGGCGCGGCCAACTCGCTCTGGCTGCTGTTTGCCTCCCGCATCATTGACGGCCTCTCCGGCGCCAACATCGCCACCGCGCAGGCGGTCATCAGCGATGTGACCAACGAAAAGACGCGCACGCAGGGCCTGGGGCTGCTGGGCGCGGCCTTTGGTCTCGGTTTTGTCATTGGACCGATCATCGCCTTCGTCTCGCTGTCCCTCAGCGCCAACAACTACCATGTGCCGGCCTTCATCGCCGCCATCTTCTCCGCCATCTCGATCCTGCTCACCTGGTTTTTGCTGGAAGAAACGCATGGCCCGGACAAGCGCAACACCGATAAGTCCAAACCCATGCTCGGCTTCGCGGCCATGTTCGAGGCGCTGCGCCATCCCCAGGTTGGCATGCTGCTGGTGCTCATCTTTGCGCAACAAATCGCTTTTGGTGGCTTCGAGCAGATGCTGGCGCTCTTCACCCTGAACCGCCTGGGTCTCAACGCGTCGGGCAATGCCATCATCTTCGTGTTCGTGGGCATCATCGTCGTGGCTGTGCAGGGCGGTCTGATCGGCCGCTGGAGCCGGAGATGGGGCGACCGCCGCTTGATCTACCTGGGCCTGGCAACCCTCACCCTGGGCCTGGCCCTCACCGCGCTGACGCCGCGCCAGCCGCCGCCCTGGTACAACACCGCCGCTCTCACGCAAGAGCTGACCGCGACTGACGCCGGTACGCGACGCCTGCCGGGCGAGACGCCGCCCACCTACAACCTGCCCATCGCTCTGCCCTCCGATGCCAGCAAGGGCTGGCTGGGGCTTGGCTGGCTGCTCCTGGCGATGATTCCGGCCTCCATCGGCGGCGGCGTCCTGCAGCCTGCAATCAACAGCCTGATCACCAAACGGGTGGCCGACAATGAGCGCGGCGGCATCCTGGGCATCAGCGCGGCGTTTCTCAGCGGCGCCAATGCGCTGGCGCCCTTGCTCGGCGGTGTGGTCTTTCAATGGGGAGGCGCCAGTGCGCCCTTCTGGCTGTGGGCGGCGATCATGGGGCTGCTGCTCATCGCCAGCCTGCGGACCATCAAGGACACGCGGGCTGCGCCCTGA
- a CDS encoding glycosyltransferase family 39 protein, with protein MPSRPYAALALALAALALRLPGLFSQPVVLTEGTTTITIARNLLAGRGFVGILGTVEPFVPPLYPLLIASLTPLSGDAILSARLISLLAGVALVPATYLLASTLFDRRTGFAAGLLVAGAPLLIEYSSLEWSETLYALLLVLGLAWGWRVVQVGGRRSALGAGLCLGLAYLTRVEGALALALVVAWSLGHASCALAPVRWRRSLASDLWSRRCALAPLLAAFALVAAPYVLWLSLTLDRVTLETKSTLNFVIAGRMAQGESYVDAAYGLDAGGRPHGVFLQRTAALSQQQASDLPPPWSGSRLRQLWDGLRGVRQEMQLYLVSWLFLAAIAAGILRTLMTRASRPATLYLGSFIGLALLTVALVPQVYTRYLFPLFPLLCVWAGVGVGVGARGLRPHAPTVTVIIVCVLLLSLPRGSTVSSRRAVDVDQQRAGVWLAQQAPQGGLRILSVHSQVPFYAGGIHVPMPNGSPAQVLTYADAVQADVLITSPRKLASRPALQAWREGATLPAPWQAVYRDAEAADGELIVWMKTSK; from the coding sequence GTGCCCTCACGCCCCTACGCGGCATTGGCGCTGGCGTTGGCCGCGCTGGCGCTGCGCCTGCCCGGTCTCTTCAGCCAACCGGTCGTGCTGACCGAAGGCACGACCACCATCACCATTGCCCGCAATCTGCTGGCCGGCCGCGGCTTTGTTGGCATCCTGGGCACGGTGGAACCGTTCGTGCCGCCGCTCTACCCTCTGCTGATCGCCTCGCTAACGCCTCTCAGCGGTGATGCCATCCTCAGCGCCCGCCTGATCTCCCTCCTGGCCGGCGTGGCCCTGGTTCCGGCCACCTACCTGCTGGCCTCCACGCTCTTCGACCGGCGGACCGGCTTTGCGGCCGGCCTGCTCGTCGCCGGCGCGCCGCTGCTGATCGAATACAGCAGCCTGGAATGGAGTGAGACCCTCTACGCCCTGCTCCTGGTCCTGGGCCTGGCCTGGGGTTGGCGAGTTGTCCAGGTCGGCGGGCGGCGCTCGGCGCTCGGCGCAGGGCTTTGCCTGGGCCTGGCCTACCTGACCCGCGTCGAAGGCGCGCTCGCGCTGGCGCTCGTCGTCGCGTGGTCGTTGGGGCACGCGAGCTGCGCCCTCGCGCCCGTTCGCTGGCGTAGGTCCCTGGCCTCTGATCTCTGGTCTCGGCGCTGCGCCCTCGCGCCCCTACTGGCCGCGTTCGCGCTGGTGGCCGCGCCCTACGTGCTGTGGCTCAGCCTGACGCTCGACCGGGTGACGCTCGAAACCAAAAGCACCTTGAACTTCGTCATCGCCGGGCGCATGGCCCAGGGCGAGAGTTACGTGGATGCCGCGTATGGCCTGGACGCGGGCGGGCGGCCGCACGGTGTCTTTTTGCAGCGCACCGCGGCGTTGAGCCAGCAACAGGCGTCGGACCTGCCGCCGCCCTGGTCAGGCAGCCGCCTGCGCCAGTTGTGGGACGGTCTGCGGGGCGTGCGCCAGGAGATGCAGCTCTACCTGGTTTCATGGCTTTTCCTGGCGGCGATCGCGGCCGGCATCCTGCGCACGCTGATGACACGCGCGTCACGGCCAGCCACCCTCTACCTCGGCTCGTTCATCGGCCTGGCCCTGCTGACCGTCGCGCTCGTGCCGCAGGTCTACACCCGGTACCTGTTCCCGCTGTTCCCGTTGTTGTGCGTCTGGGCCGGCGTTGGCGTAGGCGTAGGGGCACGAGGGCTGCGCCCTCATGCCCCTACAGTAACGGTGATCATCGTCTGTGTGTTGCTCCTGTCGCTGCCGCGCGGCAGCACGGTGAGCAGCCGCCGCGCGGTGGATGTGGACCAGCAGCGGGCCGGGGTCTGGCTGGCGCAGCAGGCGCCGCAGGGCGGCTTGCGCATCCTGTCGGTTCACAGCCAGGTTCCGTTCTATGCCGGCGGGATTCATGTGCCCATGCCCAACGGCTCACCGGCGCAGGTGCTGACCTATGCGGACGCAGTGCAGGCCGATGTCCTCATTACCTCGCCGCGCAAACTGGCAAGCCGGCCGGCCCTGCAAGCCTGGCGCGAGGGCGCGACCCTGCCCGCGCCCTGGCAGGCGGTTTATCGAGACGCTGAAGCAGCGGACGGCGAGTTGATCGTGTGGATGAAAACATCGAAATGA
- a CDS encoding glycosyltransferase family 2 protein: MTHPTASAAPHVSVVVPLYNEEESIAGLQAQLTAALTGLGRPFEIIVVDDGSRDDSFALLRRWQLQDPAHVRVVRFRRNFGQTAAFAAGFERARGEIIVTLDADLQNDPADIGLLLDKIAAGYDVVSGWRVQRQDAALSRRLPSVIANALISRVTGVTLHDYGCSLKAYRREVLQNVRLYGELHRFIPAIASWMGTAVAEIPVSHRPRQFGRSKYNLSRTFRVILDLITVRFLLGYATRPLHVFGGIGLTLGAVGTLIGMYLTYLKLILGQSIGSRPLLLLAVLLVVLGVQMLSIGLLGEMTMRTYYEAQNKPIYAIREILENQEATQEP, from the coding sequence ATGACCCATCCCACAGCCTCGGCGGCGCCCCATGTCTCGGTCGTGGTGCCGTTGTACAACGAGGAAGAGAGCATCGCGGGCCTGCAGGCGCAGCTCACCGCCGCGCTGACCGGCCTGGGCCGCCCCTTCGAGATCATCGTGGTGGACGATGGCAGTCGCGATGACTCCTTTGCCCTGCTGCGCCGCTGGCAATTGCAGGACCCCGCGCATGTGCGCGTGGTGCGCTTCCGCCGCAACTTCGGTCAAACGGCCGCCTTCGCCGCCGGCTTCGAGCGCGCCCGCGGGGAGATCATCGTCACCCTGGATGCCGACCTGCAAAACGACCCGGCCGACATCGGCCTGCTGCTGGACAAAATCGCGGCTGGCTACGATGTCGTCAGCGGCTGGCGCGTGCAGCGTCAGGACGCCGCGCTGAGCCGGCGGCTGCCCTCGGTCATCGCCAACGCGCTCATCTCCCGCGTCACCGGCGTGACCCTGCACGATTACGGCTGCTCGCTCAAAGCCTATCGCCGCGAGGTGCTGCAGAACGTGCGCCTGTACGGTGAACTGCACCGCTTCATCCCCGCCATCGCCAGTTGGATGGGCACGGCCGTGGCGGAAATTCCCGTCTCTCACCGGCCGCGGCAGTTCGGACGCTCCAAGTACAACCTGAGCCGCACTTTTCGGGTGATCTTGGACCTCATCACGGTGCGGTTTCTGCTCGGCTACGCCACGCGGCCGCTGCACGTCTTTGGCGGCATCGGTCTCACCCTGGGCGCTGTGGGCACGTTGATCGGCATGTACCTGACCTATCTCAAGCTGATCCTGGGACAGAGCATCGGCAGCCGTCCGCTGCTGCTCCTGGCCGTTCTGCTGGTCGTGCTGGGCGTGCAGATGCTGAGCATCGGCCTGTTGGGGGAGATGACCATGCGCACCTATTACGAGGCGCAAAACAAACCGATCTACGCGATTCGCGAGATTCTGGAAAATCAAGAGGCAACACAAGAGCCATGA
- a CDS encoding glycosyltransferase family 39 protein, translating into MRTAALVRRLQSRTAELVWRLLSLIRIARFSLLTGGILLLALLLRLVGLTWGFPHSFNVDESHVVYLASQLAQRFAQTGSLDPQASSYGALPLYLLALSTALADGALTWLKTLVALPFDSAPMLYVGRLLAVAAGTATVGLTMALASALGHEGTALMPRQQRAALWSGLLLAISLLPVREAHFGTVDSLLVLLMMLALLAAARVARTGAWRDYVLTGAAVALAMSVKIGAGLLVVPVLVAHLAHIRGSRGTRAVPSCPYMMYMMLCGLVVVVLWLALNPYALLDPTAYFDLDRNDSVRTQSLVVAGSLRVLYTAQFEGTTPYLYAVTNWLRYGLGLPLTGLSLAGVGYSFWRLWQARREIFSAGAASESAALSSGGSQVPPDPQVWGNWFADAFLLSWLLAYFVVAGGAYAKFIRYALPLIPPLCILAGRLLADLWDGPRRWRLGLRLVVLLIVAAGLLHTLVFVQIYRQPDVRLQAADWIRKQIPAGASILVEKDEGLLLHRAAAEYGLEGYEWRIWNPYEVAGVSSVRYQAPEVSAEQTETYLQNLLTTDYVIVGSSWAERFTAAAAQFPAQADFYRRLSAGQAGYRVLKTFEVTPRLGPFAWDDRGAELTFRLFDHPAITIFVAAAEMPAEK; encoded by the coding sequence ATGCGGACCGCCGCACTCGTTCGTCGTCTCCAGTCCCGGACAGCCGAACTGGTTTGGCGCCTCCTCTCCCTCATCCGGATCGCACGTTTCTCGCTCCTGACGGGCGGCATCCTCCTGCTCGCCCTGCTCTTGCGCCTGGTCGGTCTGACGTGGGGCTTTCCGCACAGCTTCAACGTAGATGAGTCGCATGTGGTCTACCTGGCCAGCCAGTTAGCGCAGCGCTTTGCGCAGACCGGCTCCCTAGATCCGCAGGCCTCCTCCTACGGCGCGCTGCCCCTGTATCTGCTGGCGCTCAGCACCGCGCTGGCCGATGGGGCGCTGACCTGGCTCAAGACCCTGGTTGCCCTGCCGTTCGATTCCGCGCCCATGCTCTACGTGGGTCGCCTGCTGGCAGTCGCGGCCGGCACGGCGACGGTGGGTCTGACGATGGCGTTGGCGTCGGCGTTGGGGCACGAGGGCACTGCCCTCATGCCCCGACAACAACGCGCCGCGCTGTGGAGCGGCTTACTGCTGGCGATCAGCCTGCTGCCGGTGCGCGAGGCGCATTTCGGCACGGTGGATTCGCTGCTGGTGCTGCTGATGATGCTGGCCTTGCTAGCGGCCGCACGCGTGGCGCGCACCGGCGCCTGGCGCGACTATGTGCTGACCGGCGCCGCGGTCGCGCTCGCCATGTCGGTCAAAATTGGCGCGGGGCTGCTGGTGGTCCCTGTGCTGGTCGCGCACCTGGCGCACATCCGCGGTAGTAGGGGCACGAGGGCCGTGCCCTCATGCCCCTACATGATGTACATGATGCTGTGCGGCCTGGTGGTCGTTGTCCTATGGCTGGCGCTGAACCCTTACGCGCTGCTCGATCCGACCGCCTATTTCGACCTGGACCGCAACGACAGCGTGCGCACGCAGAGCCTGGTGGTGGCCGGCAGCCTGCGCGTGCTCTACACGGCGCAGTTCGAGGGAACTACGCCCTACCTCTACGCAGTGACGAACTGGCTGCGCTACGGCCTGGGCCTGCCGCTCACCGGCTTGAGCCTGGCCGGGGTGGGTTACAGCTTCTGGCGGCTGTGGCAGGCGCGACGTGAGATCTTCAGCGCCGGGGCCGCGTCGGAGTCTGCTGCTCTGAGTTCAGGCGGCAGTCAAGTGCCCCCTGACCCCCAAGTATGGGGGAACTGGTTTGCCGACGCCTTTCTGCTGTCCTGGCTGCTGGCCTATTTCGTCGTGGCCGGCGGCGCGTACGCCAAATTCATCCGCTACGCGCTGCCGCTGATCCCGCCGCTGTGCATCCTGGCCGGCCGCCTGCTGGCCGACTTGTGGGATGGCCCGCGGCGCTGGCGGCTGGGGCTGCGTTTGGTCGTGCTGCTGATCGTGGCCGCGGGGCTGCTGCACACCCTGGTCTTCGTGCAGATCTATCGCCAGCCCGATGTGCGCTTGCAGGCCGCGGACTGGATTCGCAAGCAGATACCGGCCGGCGCGTCTATTCTGGTGGAAAAGGATGAGGGACTGCTGCTGCACAGGGCCGCCGCTGAGTACGGCCTGGAGGGTTACGAGTGGCGCATCTGGAATCCCTACGAGGTGGCCGGGGTGAGCAGCGTGCGCTATCAGGCGCCGGAAGTCTCGGCCGAACAAACCGAGACCTATTTACAGAATCTGTTGACCACCGATTATGTCATCGTGGGCAGTAGTTGGGCCGAACGCTTCACGGCCGCGGCCGCGCAGTTCCCGGCCCAGGCCGATTTCTACCGCCGACTCTCCGCCGGCCAGGCCGGCTATCGCGTGCTGAAGACCTTCGAGGTCACGCCCCGGCTCGGCCCCTTCGCCTGGGACGACCGTGGCGCCGAACTGACCTTCCGCCTCTTCGATCATCCAGCAATCACCATCTTCGTCGCCGCGGCGGAGATGCCGGCCGAAAAGTAG
- a CDS encoding nucleotidyl transferase AbiEii/AbiGii toxin family protein produces MYNAHRSDLVSPWLTPLQASVLERFFATEAGERFFLTGGTALAAFHLHHRVSVDLDLFTLDDLALRETDVLIPQLAAGLGCRLGAMRRTEHYREIFLEPDTDAPLKIDLVQDFGPQYGEHIRIDRVIVDSIENIGANKITAILGRTEPKDFVDLWFILRAGYDFDDLLAKAQTKDTGTHPFYLAGSLRQVLNFRRLPVTTPPLALFDLQRFMLALADRMLEQTRPPGNDSAT; encoded by the coding sequence ATGTATAACGCACACCGTTCCGATCTCGTCTCTCCCTGGCTCACACCGCTCCAGGCGAGCGTGCTCGAACGTTTCTTCGCTACCGAGGCGGGTGAACGTTTCTTCCTGACGGGGGGTACGGCCCTGGCTGCGTTCCATTTGCATCACCGCGTCAGCGTAGACCTCGATCTGTTCACCCTGGACGATCTGGCCTTGCGCGAGACCGACGTATTGATTCCTCAACTGGCGGCCGGTCTGGGTTGTCGTCTCGGAGCGATGCGCCGCACAGAACATTATCGAGAAATCTTCCTCGAACCAGATACCGATGCCCCATTGAAGATAGATTTGGTGCAAGACTTTGGACCTCAGTACGGCGAGCACATCAGAATTGATCGAGTCATTGTAGACAGTATCGAAAACATCGGCGCCAACAAGATCACAGCCATCTTGGGTCGCACCGAGCCGAAAGATTTCGTGGACCTGTGGTTTATCCTTCGGGCCGGGTACGACTTCGACGACTTGCTGGCGAAGGCGCAGACCAAAGATACCGGGACGCACCCATTCTACCTGGCCGGGTCGCTCCGACAGGTGCTCAACTTCCGACGTCTGCCGGTCACTACGCCGCCTCTGGCACTCTTCGATCTGCAGCGTTTCATGCTGGCGCTTGCCGATCGAATGTTGGAACAGACACGCCCGCCGGGGAACGACTCTGCCACCTGA